The genomic interval CTGGACCGAGGCTGCCCTGTTCTCCACCTGTCCTGAGCCTCCCCAAGCTCCCTCTGCACCCTCACCATGGCCAAAGGATTCTACATATCCAAGGCCCTGGGCATCCTGGGCATCCTCCTGGGCATGGCGGCCATAGCCACCATCATCGCTCTGTCTGTGGTGTATGCCCAGGAGAAGAACAAGAATGCCGAGTGCGCCACCGTGGCCCTTACGAGCCCCGCGACCACCCTGACCACCACCATCACCGcggccaccaccaccaccgcgaccaccaccaccatcaccgcggccaccaccaccaccgcgaCCACCACCAACATCACCGCGGCCACCACCATCACCGCGGCCACCACCTTGGACCAGAGCAAGCCATGGAACCGATACCGCCTACCCATGACACTGTTGCCCGACTCCTACAAGGTGACACTGAAGCCCTACCTCACTCCCAATGAGAATGGCCTGTATATCTTCAAGGGCACAAGCATCGTCCGCTTCATCTGCAAGAACTCCACTGACGTCATCATCATCCATAGCAAGAAGCTCAACTACACCACAACCCAGGGGCACATGGTGGCCCTGCGGGGCGTAGGGGCCTTCCAGGTCCCCGACATCGACAGGACTGAGCTGGTAGAGCCCACGGAGTATCTGGTGGTGCACCTCAAGGGCTTTCTGGAGGCAGGCAGAATGTACGAGATGGAGAGTGAATTTCAGGGGGAGCTGGCCGACGACCTGGCAGGCTTCTACCGCAGCGAGTACATGGAAGGCAACGTCAAAAAGTAAGTCAGAGCCGGGTCTGCTGGATGGGGGCAGATCCTAGGTGCTGAGGCAGAGCTGGACCCTGGGAGCCAAGGAAGGGCTTGGGTTTGGGGCCTTTGAACCTTCGGGAGTCCTTGTGGCCCATCACTCTGTCTGCAGCTCCAGTAGAGCAGCTACCAAGACAATCAACCCTTTCCCGGAGGGCTCCCCTGTACTTTATTAGGGAGTAGGGATGAGAGATGAAAGTGCCCCTTGGATAGACAGGAAAACAGGCTCTGAGGAAAGAAATTTGCCAAGGTTTCCCAGCCAATACAGGGATGGAGCCTGCCAGGACTTTGACCCTGAGTCCAGAAGGAGCTCTGCTCTCCCATGTCAGCTGGCCTGTCGGCCTGGAGGCggcctgggggaggtggggatggcAGGGATTAGGCCAGGCAGCATCTGTGCACCCCGTCCCTGCACACCCAGCAACGCCCTACAGCCCCAGCCCCACGCACCCACACGGGCACAGGCATTAAGCTGGCACACCCTCTAACCCCCGCTTCGGGCAGGGTGCTGGCCACGACACAGATGCAGTCTACAGATGCCCGGAAATCCTTCCCGTGCTTTGACGAGCCGGCCATGAAGGCCACATTTAACATCACCCTCATCTACCCCAAGGGACTCACGGCCCTGTCCAACATGCCGCCCAAAGGTGAGCAGGTCTGGCTGGGGCCACACATCCTCGGAAAGCAgacccccagggctggggcacagggcagggagagggcgcAACCCCACATGCCTGCGTGCTCCCTGCCCAGGTCCCAGTGTCCTGCTTGAAGAAGACCCCAACTGGAGCGTCACTGAGTTCGAAACCACGCCTGTAATGTCCACATACCTTCTGGCCTACATCGTGAGCGAGTTCACGAGCGTGGAGGCAAAGGCACCCAACAACGTCCAGGTATGGAGCTGAGGCCACCAATCCTTCCTCGGGATTGGTCCTGGCCTGGGAGATATTCCTATTTATCCTCATCCTTGTCCCAGCCCCTGAGTTGCTAGGCAgtgtttgaatcccagttctgagtgatcttgggcaagtgccTTAGGTTCTCTAACCCTCCGTCTCTGCATCTGAAAAGTGGGACCCTCCTCATGAAAGGAGTTCCCGACTCCTGGGTGCCAGACAGATGGTGGCTATGGCTATTGTTATTCCCCAAAGGCCCCTGCCTGTGACTCAAGGCTCTGAAGAGACACCCCCGCCCTCTCCTCCGATGACCAAGCCTTCCAGTTTAACCTAGTTGGTCCCCCAGCCTTCCAGGCTTTGGGGCTCAGCCCACCTGCACCAGGACCCAAGAAGGGCCCCTGACCTACCTCTGTCTTCTTTGCAGGTCCGGATCTGGGCTCGGCCTAATGCAACTGCAGAGGGCCATGGCATTTATGCCCTGAACGTGACAGGTCCCATCCTAAACTTCTTTGCCAGTCATTTTGAGACACTCTACCCACTCCCAAAATCTGGTGAGTGAGGTGTCTCGCATTGGGGGGAATTGGATGGGTCTCCCCCCATAGCCCGAGGCCATCCCACCAACAGCCTGGACTCCCCAGACCAGGTTGCCTTGCCCGACTTCAACGCCGGTGCCATGGAGAACTGGGGGCTGGTGACCTACCGGGAGAACTCGCTGCTGTTTGACCCACAGGCCTCCTCCAGCAGCAACAAAGAGCGGGTTGTCACTGTGATTGCTCACGAGCTGGCCCACCAGGTAGCCCCCCAATCATGGGGAGTGCAGACAAAGAACGAGGGGGGCTCTGGGAGAAGATGGCACAACTTGTGGCTCCGTCCTTGGCAGCTGAGAAGGGAAGAGTTCCACCTAGCAGGGTGTCAGGGAGGAGTCATGATGATGTTGGTGAAGCCTCGAGCTCAAGACTGGCACACTGGGAGCACTCGGTGAAGGGTAGCTCTGGGTACCGTTAGTGACTGCAAGGCCCGAGTGGCTTGCTGGgctgacctcccctcccccacagtgGTTTGGGAACTTGGTGACCCTGGCCTGGTGGAATGATCTTTGGCTGAACGAGGGCTTTGCCTCCTACGTGGAGTACCTGGGTGCTGACTATGCCGAGCCCACCTGGAGTCTGGTGAGCCCACTGCCCAGGGACCTCTGGGGTCTGGGATGGGGGAAGACCTGGGTCACCCCCTCCCAGGCCAGTCTCCTGATGGCTGCTGGGGATTTGCAGAAAGACCTCATGGTGCCGAACGATTTGTACCCTGTGATGGCTGTGGACGCGCtggcctcctcccaccccctgacCACCCCTGCCGAGGAGGTCAACACACCTGCCCAGATCAGCGAGATGTTTGACTCCATCTCCTACAGCAAGGTGCTTCCCAGCCCCCGTGCTGGTCCGGAGACAGTAGTGGTcatgggaagggaggtggggccTCGGCCCACAGGGGCCCACCAAAGCCGGGGGCTCCGGGAGCACCTGTCCCAGCCCGATGGGGACACAGGGTCTCCTGCTGGCTCGGCACAGCCTTCTGAGTCCCCTCTCCTCCACCAGGGAGCCTCGGTCATCAGGATGCTTTCTGAGTTCCTGACTGAGGACCTGTTCAGGAAGGGCCTGGCGGTGAGTACCCTTGGCCAGCCATAGGGTGGGAGGTGTTTCCTCCAAGCCCCGGCCAACCACAGAGGCTGAATGGTAGAGCCTGGGGCAGCAGCTTTACCCTCACCATGCCCTGTCTTTCCACAGTCCTACT from Physeter macrocephalus isolate SW-GA chromosome 11, ASM283717v5, whole genome shotgun sequence carries:
- the ANPEP gene encoding aminopeptidase N isoform X8, which translates into the protein MAKGFYISKALGILGILLGMAAIATIIALSVVYAQEKNKNAECATVALTSPATTLTTTITAATTTTATTTTITAATTTTATTTNITAATTITAATTLDQSKPWNRYRLPMTLLPDSYKVTLKPYLTPNENGLYIFKGTSIVRFICKNSTDVIIIHSKKLNYTTTQGHMVALRGVGAFQVPDIDRTELVEPTEYLVVHLKGFLEAGRMYEMESEFQGELADDLAGFYRSEYMEGNVKKVLATTQMQSTDARKSFPCFDEPAMKATFNITLIYPKGLTALSNMPPKGPSVLLEEDPNWSVTEFETTPVMSTYLLAYIVSEFTSVEAKAPNNVQVRIWARPNATAEGHGIYALNVTGPILNFFASHFETLYPLPKSDQVALPDFNAGAMENWGLVTYRENSLLFDPQASSSSNKERVVTVIAHELAHQWFGNLVTLAWWNDLWLNEGFASYVEYLGADYAEPTWSLKDLMVPNDLYPVMAVDALASSHPLTTPAEEVNTPAQISEMFDSISYSKGASVIRMLSEFLTEDLFRKGLASYLHAFAYQNTTYLDLWEHLQMAVNNQSTIVLPGTVRAIMDRWTLQMGFPVITVDTKTGGISQKHFLLDPESNVTRPSVFNYLWIVPISSIKNGTLQDHYWLRGEAKNQSDLFKTEGKDWVLLNVNVTGYYQVNYDEDNWRKIQNELQIRPLTIPVINRAQVIYDSFNLASARIVPVTLALNNTLFLNNEREYMPWQAALSSLRYFKLMFDRSEVYGPMKNYLRNQVEPLFLYFENITKNWTKRPESLMDHSQPCPHQTLVLPSLLLLYP
- the ANPEP gene encoding aminopeptidase N isoform X4, whose translation is MAKGFYISKALGILGILLGMAAIATIIALSVVYAQEKNKNAECATVALTSPATTLTTTITAATTTTATTTTITAATTTTATTTNITAATTITAATTLDQSKPWNRYRLPMTLLPDSYKVTLKPYLTPNENGLYIFKGTSIVRFICKNSTDVIIIHSKKLNYTTTQGHMVALRGVGAFQVPDIDRTELVEPTEYLVVHLKGFLEAGRMYEMESEFQGELADDLAGFYRSEYMEGNVKKVLATTQMQSTDARKSFPCFDEPAMKATFNITLIYPKGLTALSNMPPKGPSVLLEEDPNWSVTEFETTPVMSTYLLAYIVSEFTSVEAKAPNNVQVRIWARPNATAEGHGIYALNVTGPILNFFASHFETLYPLPKSDQVALPDFNAGAMENWGLVTYRENSLLFDPQASSSSNKERVVTVIAHELAHQWFGNLVTLAWWNDLWLNEGFASYVEYLGADYAEPTWSLKDLMVPNDLYPVMAVDALASSHPLTTPAEEVNTPAQISEMFDSISYSKGASVIRMLSEFLTEDLFRKGLASYLHAFAYQNTTYLDLWEHLQMAVNNQSTIVLPGTVRAIMDRWTLQMGFPVITVDTKTGGISQKHFLLDPESNVTRPSVFNYLWIVPISSIKNGTLQDHYWLRGEAKNQSDLFKTEGKDWVLLNVNVTGYYQVNYDEDNWRKIQNELQIRPLTIPVINRAQVIYDSFNLASARIVPVTLALNNTLFLNNEREYMPWQAALSSLRYFKLMFDRSEVYGPMKNYLRNQVEPLFLYFENITKNWTKRPESLMDQYNEINAISTACSNGLPKCEELAKNLYNQWMENPENNPIHPNLRSTIYCNAIAQGDQKEWDFAWRQLKQAQLVNEGDKLRSALACTNQVWLLNRYLSYTLNPDLIRKQDATSTINSIASNVLGQSLAWDFVQSNWKKLFQDYGGGSFSFSNLIQAVTRRFSTEFELQQLEQFKKKNMDVGFGSGTRALEQALEKTKANIKWVKENKEVVLNWFTEHS
- the ANPEP gene encoding aminopeptidase N isoform X6 — its product is MAKGFYISKALGILGILLGMAAIATIIALSVVYAQEKNKNAECATVALTSPATTLTTTITAATTTTATTTTITAATTTTATTTNITAATTITAATTLDQSKPWNRYRLPMTLLPDSYKVTLKPYLTPNENGLYIFKGTSIVRFICKNSTDVIIIHSKKLNYTTTQGHMVALRGVGAFQVPDIDRTELVEPTEYLVVHLKGFLEAGRMYEMESEFQGELADDLAGFYRSEYMEGNVKKVLATTQMQSTDARKSFPCFDEPAMKATFNITLIYPKGLTALSNMPPKGPSVLLEEDPNWSVTEFETTPVMSTYLLAYIVSEFTSVEAKAPNNVQVRIWARPNATAEGHGIYALNVTGPILNFFASHFETLYPLPKSDQVALPDFNAGAMENWGLVTYRENSLLFDPQASSSSNKERVVTVIAHELAHQWFGNLVTLAWWNDLWLNEGFASYVEYLGADYAEPTWSLKDLMVPNDLYPVMAVDALASSHPLTTPAEEVNTPAQISEMFDSISYSKGASVIRMLSEFLTEDLFRKGLASYLHAFAYQNTTYLDLWEHLQMAVNNQSTIVLPGTVRAIMDRWTLQMGFPVITVDTKTGGISQKHFLLDPESNVTRPSVFNYLWIVPISSIKNGTLQDHYWLRGEAKNQSDLFKTEGKDWVLLNVNVTGYYQVNYDEDNWRKIQNELQIRPLTIPVINRAQVIYDSFNLASARIVPVTLALNNTLFLNNEREYMPWQAALSSLRYFKLMFDRSEVYGPMKNYLRNQVEPLFLYFENITKNWTKRPESLMDQYNEINAISTACSNGLPKCEELAKNLYNQWMENPENNPIHPNLRSTIYCNAIAQGDQKEWDFAWRQLKQAQLVNEGDKLRSALACTNQVWLLNRYLSYTLNPDLIRKQDATSTINSIASNVLGQSLAWDFVQSNWKKLFQDYGGGSFSFSNLIQAVTRRFSTEFELQQLEQFKKKNMDVGFGSGTRALEQALEKTKANINPRR
- the ANPEP gene encoding aminopeptidase N isoform X5, translated to MAKGFYISKALGILGILLGMAAIATIIALSVVYAQEKNKNAECATVALTSPATTLTTTITAATTTTATTTTITAATTTTATTTNITAATTITAATTLDQSKPWNRYRLPMTLLPDSYKVTLKPYLTPNENGLYIFKGTSIVRFICKNSTDVIIIHSKKLNYTTTQGHMVALRGVGAFQVPDIDRTELVEPTEYLVVHLKGFLEAGRMYEMESEFQGELADDLAGFYRSEYMEGNVKKVLATTQMQSTDARKSFPCFDEPAMKATFNITLIYPKGLTALSNMPPKGPSVLLEEDPNWSVTEFETTPVMSTYLLAYIVSEFTSVEAKAPNNVQVRIWARPNATAEGHGIYALNVTGPILNFFASHFETLYPLPKSDQVALPDFNAGAMENWGLVTYRENSLLFDPQASSSSNKERVVTVIAHELAHQWFGNLVTLAWWNDLWLNEGFASYVEYLGADYAEPTWSLKDLMVPNDLYPVMAVDALASSHPLTTPAEEVNTPAQISEMFDSISYSKGASVIRMLSEFLTEDLFRKGLASYLHAFAYQNTTYLDLWEHLQMAVNNQSTIVLPGTVRAIMDRWTLQMGFPVITVDTKTGGISQKHFLLDPESNVTRPSVFNYLWIVPISSIKNGTLQDHYWLRGEAKNQSDLFKTEGKDWVLLNVNVTGYYQVNYDEDNWRKIQNELQIRPLTIPVINRAQVIYDSFNLASARIVPVTLALNNTLFLNNEREYMPWQAALSSLRYFKLMFDRSEVYGPMKNYLRNQVEPLFLYFENITKNWTKRPESLMDQYNEINAISTACSNGLPKCEELAKNLYNQWMENPENNPIHPNLRSTIYCNAIAQGDQKEWDFAWRQLKQAQLVNEGDKLRSALACTNQVWLLNRYLSYTLNPDLIRKQDATSTINSIASNVLGQSLAWDFVQSNWKKLFQDYGGGSFSFSNLIQAVTRRFSTEFELQQLEQFKKKNMDVGFGSGTRALEQALEKTKANINFADKETEAQGG